The genomic stretch ATAGTCAAGCAGATTTGGATTTTGTAGACGATAAAGTTTTTGATGGCGGTTTTTTGGGCGGAGGTAATCGCCCATCTGGATCAAGCAGTCTTGGTTTTGAGTTTACTGAATCAGCCGCCGAAATGGGCTTCGATATCCATCACTCTCACCTTGATATGGGCTATATCACTCAAAACGCAGAACTAATCCATGTAAAAGATTTTCTTTGAGTCTTGTCTCTAAATTTTGTCGATTTGTTTATCTAATGTATATCTGGAGAAAAATCAATGACTTGGCTTAAATTAACAGAAAAAGAATTGTTTTTGATGGAAGGTGGAACAAACCAATTTCTTGAAAAAGTTACAGTTGTTCCCAACCCAAGTGGATCTCCTAACGAGTTTCAGATTGACTTGACTGAAGTTAAAAAATGGATGACTCGTGGTAATCCACCTGTACCTGGTTCTATGGCGATTGAATGGCAAACTGGAGTGCCAGCAACGACAAAGTTCGTTCCTCCGACTCCGACTCTTGGGGTAGATGCTTCTAGGTTTACTGAGGATATTGTCAAGCAGATTTTCTTTGATGCACCTCGCGGCAATATTAGAAAGTATTTGCCAAAGGTACTTCATTATCTTGAAACAGTTGGCTTAGGCGATCGCGAAGCGATACTCATGGCTCTAGCAACCATCAGAGCAGAAACCGCAGGATTTGAGCCAATTAGTGAGTTTATCTCTCGGTTTAATACTTCACCTGGTGAACATCCATTCGCTCTATATGATTTTCGAGATGATTTAGGCAATGGAGCTTTTGGTGATGGTGCAAGATTCAAGGGCAGAGGATTTATTCAATTGACTGGAAAGTTCAACTACAACAAGTTCAGCAAAAGAATCTATGGAGATGATCGACTTGTACAAGTTCCTGATCTTGCCAATGATCCTGACGTTGCCGCTAAGTTGTTAGCTGAATTTCTCAAAGATGCTGAACTTCCTCCGCTCCCGCCTAATCGCAAAAATTGGTGGAGAGGTACTGTGACAACCCGTGACTTTGAAAAAGCTAGAAAATCGGTGAATGGGGGTACTCATGGAATAAATAATTTTATAAATGCTTTCGAGAAAGGTGAAGAGCTTGTTCCTTGATTAAGTATTTGTTAGTCAGAGAAAGTTGATGTTCTGCATTAATTTACTATGACTTAATTTTTCTAATATTGTCATTTAAGGCAATTAATAAAAAACACTTCCCTAATTAATCAGTCCAAATATAAAAACTACTTATTTGGACTATATCTTGACTTAATTTTTCAAAGAGAAAAAACAATGTCTGTTCAACAAGACCTTAGAACAACACTCAGGGAGTCTGTAGAAAATTCACATTCATCCAGTATTGAGGCAACAGCCGCTCAAGTTATCGAATTAGATGATCTCACGGCTTTAATTCTTGTCACAACACGCGAAGCTAGTTCCCTAAATAGTTCTGCTGAAAGAACTCGCACTATTGTTGTCAAAACCACTGATGGAGGAAATACTTGGCGAGAAACATTGAATACAGATAGTGGTTCTGTAAATCCTGATGAGCTATTCTTTGTTGACGAGAATCATTTTTGGATGCTTACTCAATGGCAAATTGCTGGAACATACCCAACTTTGTATTGGACTTCAGATTTTGGTGATACTTGGCAAGAATCTGATGTGATTAATGAATTTCTGAGAAGTAAGGGTCATAACAATGTCAGTTATGCCGAAGGAATTCGCTTTCAAGATATCAACGAAGGGCTTGTTGTTGCAAGAGGTATGTCAGATCCAGAGGATGCTATTTACTTTTTACAAACTGCTGATGGTGGCAAAACTTGGGCAGAAATTCCAGAGATTCCACATTGGTATTTCGCATTAAAACGACGAAATTGGCAACATAGGCAATTTTGGAAAATCAATCAAGAATCATCAAACTCTATTGCTGTTGTCAAAGTAGTATCTGATTTCCCCAAGATCTTAAAGCACGAATAGACTACTTTAAGATTCCGTTCTACTCATTATTCAAAAAAGAAAGTCACTAAATAATTTATCTACAAGGAGTAGAAAAAGACATGGCTATCAATAAAATTTACTTACATTGGTCTGCAACATCCTATAAATTTACCGAGTCAGGGTCTTACCATACGGTTGTGCAAGGAGATGGTCGAATAGTCAGACTGACCAGCTACGATCAACAGACTGCCCATACTTTTAGACGCAATTCCAATGCTGTCGGTATCGCTTGCGCTTGTATGGGGGGAGACCCTTGGAATGATTTCCCCCCAACAAAAGAGCAGGTGGAAAATATGTGCCGTGAGGCGGCAGATCTAGCCAATAGACTAGGCTGGAAACCAGATGATATCAGAGACTTGAGTACTACAGGTAACAGCGTCAATCGTATCCTCACCCATGCTGAAGCGGGAGCAAATCGAGATTTTCCTATGAGTTTAGTTGCTCAAGGTAGTGGTGTGACTGACGCTGAAGCAATTCGCTTAGGCCTACCACACGCTAATTATGGACC from Pseudanabaena sp. Chao 1811 encodes the following:
- a CDS encoding glycoside hydrolase family 19 protein, with product MTWLKLTEKELFLMEGGTNQFLEKVTVVPNPSGSPNEFQIDLTEVKKWMTRGNPPVPGSMAIEWQTGVPATTKFVPPTPTLGVDASRFTEDIVKQIFFDAPRGNIRKYLPKVLHYLETVGLGDREAILMALATIRAETAGFEPISEFISRFNTSPGEHPFALYDFRDDLGNGAFGDGARFKGRGFIQLTGKFNYNKFSKRIYGDDRLVQVPDLANDPDVAAKLLAEFLKDAELPPLPPNRKNWWRGTVTTRDFEKARKSVNGGTHGINNFINAFEKGEELVP
- a CDS encoding WD40/YVTN/BNR-like repeat-containing protein — encoded protein: MSVQQDLRTTLRESVENSHSSSIEATAAQVIELDDLTALILVTTREASSLNSSAERTRTIVVKTTDGGNTWRETLNTDSGSVNPDELFFVDENHFWMLTQWQIAGTYPTLYWTSDFGDTWQESDVINEFLRSKGHNNVSYAEGIRFQDINEGLVVARGMSDPEDAIYFLQTADGGKTWAEIPEIPHWYFALKRRNWQHRQFWKINQESSNSIAVVKVVSDFPKILKHE
- a CDS encoding N-acetylmuramoyl-L-alanine amidase, with the translated sequence MAINKIYLHWSATSYKFTESGSYHTVVQGDGRIVRLTSYDQQTAHTFRRNSNAVGIACACMGGDPWNDFPPTKEQVENMCREAADLANRLGWKPDDIRDLSTTGNSVNRILTHAEAGANRDFPMSLVAQGSGVTDAEAIRLGLPHANYGPSRWLDGWSGGTVHRWDFFKVKSTDKDGSGGNILRKMIRDFMKATPSSTPPTASGRDCAIFLNNVKITTGSFRATAHVS